The Pseudomonadota bacterium genome contains a region encoding:
- a CDS encoding FMN-binding glutamate synthase family protein has product MTGEFQRPPAYSGTWHPDAIEEIHEKAELGRYQIRGQATKRQNLPNFDDLVFTPAGLSRMPLEGYRERCDTKVVIGEGRVSRPLVLERPIMIAGMSFGALSVNAKRALGIAATRCGISTCTGEGGMHPEEREHSSKLVMQYLPSRYGMNPYDLKKADMIEIGAGQGAKPGTGGVLLGLKMSEEVAKMRDLPVGIDQRSGCRHPDWMGADDLYMKLEQLREVTNYEVPISIKVGAARIANDVRIACKADVDAIVFDGMEGGTAASPTIQLDHAGIPTIAAIAEAVEALHDMGKQDQIKLIVGGGIKNGADAAKAIALGADVVYLGTAPIIALNCHAPIYLEDYERLGTTPYECQHCHTGLCPVGITTQLPKLMARLDVDEAADRVTNFLNAMTMEIQLFARSCGKNRVSDLDPNDMRSLTQDVAMMTGIPMVGLNGRKPWWTKF; this is encoded by the coding sequence ATGACCGGTGAATTCCAAAGACCGCCCGCCTATAGCGGCACCTGGCACCCCGACGCGATCGAGGAAATTCACGAGAAGGCCGAGCTCGGGCGCTACCAAATTCGCGGCCAGGCGACCAAACGCCAAAACCTCCCCAATTTCGATGATCTGGTGTTCACCCCGGCTGGACTGTCGCGCATGCCGCTCGAAGGCTATCGCGAACGCTGCGATACCAAGGTCGTCATCGGTGAGGGGCGGGTGTCACGCCCGCTGGTGCTGGAACGCCCGATCATGATCGCTGGTATGAGCTTCGGCGCATTGTCGGTCAACGCCAAGCGCGCGCTCGGCATCGCGGCGACGCGCTGCGGCATCTCGACCTGTACCGGCGAAGGCGGCATGCATCCGGAGGAGCGCGAGCATTCTTCCAAGCTGGTGATGCAATATCTGCCGAGCCGCTACGGCATGAACCCGTATGACCTCAAGAAGGCCGACATGATCGAAATTGGCGCCGGCCAGGGCGCCAAGCCCGGCACTGGCGGCGTGCTCCTCGGCCTGAAGATGTCCGAGGAAGTGGCCAAGATGCGCGACCTGCCGGTCGGCATTGATCAGCGTAGCGGCTGCCGCCACCCAGATTGGATGGGCGCCGACGATCTTTATATGAAGCTTGAGCAGCTCCGCGAGGTCACCAACTACGAGGTGCCGATCTCGATCAAAGTTGGCGCCGCGCGTATCGCCAACGATGTGCGCATTGCCTGTAAGGCCGATGTCGATGCCATCGTGTTCGACGGCATGGAAGGCGGCACCGCCGCCTCACCGACAATCCAGCTCGATCATGCCGGTATTCCGACAATCGCCGCCATAGCAGAAGCAGTGGAGGCGCTGCATGACATGGGCAAGCAGGATCAGATCAAACTGATCGTCGGCGGCGGCATCAAGAACGGCGCCGATGCGGCCAAGGCGATCGCGCTTGGCGCCGATGTGGTCTATCTCGGCACCGCGCCGATCATCGCGCTCAATTGCCACGCGCCGATCTATCTTGAAGATTACGAGCGCCTCGGCACCACGCCGTATGAATGCCAGCATTGCCATACCGGGCTTTGCCCGGTCGGCATCACGACCCAGTTGCCGAAGCTGATGGCGCGCCTCGACGTCGACGAGGCGGCCGATCGCGTAACCAATTTCCTCAACGCCATGACCATGGAAATCCAACTCTTCGCGCGCTCCTGCGGCAAGAACAGGGTCTCCGATCTTGATCCCAACGATATGCGCTCGCTTACTCAGGATGTGGCGATGATGACCGGCATTCCGATGGTTGGGCTGAACGGCCGCAAGCCGTGGTGGACAAAATTCTGA
- a CDS encoding MBL fold metallo-hydrolase, whose product MIFRQLFHQETGTYTYLLASRKGGEALLIDGVLDRADRYVQLLAELDLKLVKVIDTHVHADHITAMGELRDRTKCVTVMGAQAPIDVVSMRVDDGDMVTIEGIQLEALYTPGHTVDSYCFRMADRVFTGDTLLIRGSGRTDFQGGDSRAAYESIFTKLLTLPGDTLVYPGHDYKGDTVSTIAEEKAFNPRLQVASADEYADIMDNLNLANPKMMDVAVPANIAMGLGQSDAEHPDWALTVGQLMARQESSEFALVDLREDSERAANGQIPGSVHAPYGRLENLIGAGGLLHGMAAAGTKPLIYYCAYGERSAMAVHASQEAGLENVSHLVGGIAAWVEAGGPIEKV is encoded by the coding sequence GCGTCCTAGATCGCGCCGACCGGTATGTGCAGCTTCTGGCCGAGCTCGACCTTAAGCTGGTGAAGGTGATCGACACTCATGTACATGCCGATCATATAACCGCCATGGGCGAGCTGCGCGACCGGACCAAATGCGTGACCGTGATGGGCGCTCAAGCGCCGATCGATGTTGTCTCCATGCGGGTTGACGACGGCGACATGGTGACCATCGAGGGTATCCAGTTGGAAGCGCTCTACACGCCGGGCCACACCGTCGATTCCTATTGCTTCCGAATGGCCGACCGCGTCTTTACTGGCGATACGCTGCTGATCCGCGGCAGTGGGCGCACCGATTTTCAAGGCGGCGATTCGCGCGCCGCATATGAGTCAATTTTCACCAAACTCCTGACCTTGCCTGGCGACACACTCGTCTATCCTGGGCATGATTATAAGGGCGATACGGTCAGTACCATCGCCGAGGAAAAGGCGTTTAATCCGCGCCTGCAGGTCGCGAGCGCTGATGAATATGCCGACATCATGGACAATCTCAATCTGGCCAATCCCAAGATGATGGATGTCGCCGTGCCGGCCAACATCGCCATGGGCCTTGGTCAGAGCGATGCCGAGCATCCCGATTGGGCGCTCACAGTTGGTCAGTTGATGGCCCGGCAGGAGAGCAGCGAATTCGCACTGGTGGATTTGCGCGAGGATAGCGAGCGCGCCGCCAACGGTCAGATCCCCGGTTCCGTCCATGCACCCTACGGCCGGTTAGAGAATCTCATCGGCGCCGGCGGCCTGCTGCACGGCATGGCCGCCGCAGGCACCAAGCCGCTGATCTATTACTGCGCCTACGGCGAACGCTCCGCGATGGCGGTGCACGCGTCGCAGGAGGCCGGCCTGGAGAATGTCAGCCATCTGGTCGGCGGCATCGCCGCCTGGGTAGAAGCCGGCGGCCCGATCGAGAAAGTTTAG
- a CDS encoding DMT family transporter, producing the protein MSAPVTQEHAITTPSLPAPRTTRLALVALAVGIASVGFAPIFMRLSDLGPNATALYRVAFALPFLLLWLGLERRSTAPSARPALVGTAMVRQIRLADWLLLALSGLFWSGDLVFWHWSITLTNVANSTFFACSSPIFVILGAWLFFGERISRGFLAGFALTVVGGGCLLGASIALGGGDLLGDAFGIVTAFFFGSYLLTIKHLRSRLPTGAIMFWSGLFSLPGLLLAALLTGEGFMSASLLGWSMIIGLALIVHVLGQGLAAYALAHLPASFTSVAFLGEPVIAAILGWIILAEALGPLQGAGCIIILAGVWLTQRYGVREHKA; encoded by the coding sequence TTGTCAGCGCCAGTCACCCAGGAGCACGCCATTACGACCCCCTCTTTGCCCGCACCGCGGACCACGCGCCTTGCCCTTGTCGCCCTGGCGGTGGGCATTGCTAGTGTTGGATTTGCGCCCATATTTATGCGCCTGTCCGATCTCGGCCCGAACGCCACAGCGCTTTATCGGGTCGCCTTCGCGCTGCCGTTTCTGCTGCTATGGCTCGGCCTTGAGCGCCGGTCCACCGCGCCGAGCGCTCGGCCAGCGCTTGTGGGGACTGCGATGGTGCGCCAGATTCGCCTTGCCGATTGGTTGTTGTTGGCGCTCTCGGGGTTGTTCTGGTCGGGCGATCTGGTGTTTTGGCATTGGTCGATCACGCTGACCAATGTCGCCAATTCGACGTTCTTCGCCTGCTCGTCGCCGATCTTCGTCATTCTCGGGGCCTGGCTGTTCTTCGGTGAGCGCATCAGCCGCGGCTTTCTCGCCGGCTTTGCTCTAACTGTGGTCGGCGGCGGCTGTCTGCTCGGCGCCTCGATCGCATTGGGCGGCGGAGATTTACTCGGCGATGCGTTCGGCATCGTCACCGCCTTTTTCTTCGGCTCCTATCTGCTCACTATCAAGCACCTCCGAAGCAGGCTGCCGACCGGCGCCATCATGTTCTGGAGCGGTCTCTTTAGCCTGCCCGGCCTGTTGCTGGCGGCGCTCCTCACCGGCGAGGGCTTTATGTCGGCCAGCCTGTTGGGCTGGTCGATGATTATCGGCTTAGCGCTCATCGTTCATGTGCTCGGTCAGGGATTGGCGGCTTACGCGCTGGCCCATTTGCCGGCGTCGTTTACCTCGGTCGCCTTTCTCGGCGAGCCGGTTATTGCCGCCATTCTTGGCTGGATCATCCTCGCCGAGGCACTCGGGCCGCTGCAGGGCGCAGGCTGCATCATCATCCTTGCCGGCGTCTGGCTGACCCAGCGCTACGGCGTGCGCGAACATAAAGCTTGA
- a CDS encoding glutamine synthetase family protein: protein MAQAKGKSGDRVDKILAKLRRAGVEHVRFELPDLHGSARSKQVPIEWFAQFARDGVNMYGGVVALDSASQVVPGSRYNEEVNYRDQTLIPDFASLAPVPWIENTARVICDTQWAPGEPLRAAPRYVMREMLKRLDKLGFKAVMSHEYEFFVLDRETRKPLFDGVHIFNNLRNEQLPVIRQAVDYLRAAGIPMLTANAEYAPSQYELVYSHVEGMAGADNAYTFKNSLKEIVHQAGQIATFMTKPFAGSAGSGCHYHLSLVHKKGGGGAFIDNSKPDTMSDTLRYFVQGIIDHGAACMALFNPTPNCYRRLRPNTFAPSNISWGAEDRSAMVRIKSPGSKAMHVEMRAASALSNPYLTAAGTLACGLLGLKEKRKLGRQSDGPSEDDTGLPPFPASLDEALNLLNADKALCGLLGQEFVDVFTTVKRYELARFNDHVSQWESDEYIELY, encoded by the coding sequence ATGGCGCAGGCAAAGGGCAAATCCGGGGACCGGGTCGATAAGATTCTCGCCAAGCTCCGCCGCGCCGGCGTCGAGCATGTGCGCTTTGAGCTGCCTGACCTGCATGGCTCGGCGCGCTCCAAACAAGTACCGATCGAGTGGTTCGCGCAGTTCGCCCGCGACGGCGTCAACATGTATGGCGGCGTCGTCGCGCTCGACAGCGCCTCGCAGGTCGTACCGGGTTCGCGCTACAACGAAGAGGTAAATTACCGCGATCAAACGCTGATCCCGGATTTCGCCTCGCTGGCCCCGGTGCCGTGGATCGAGAACACCGCGCGGGTTATTTGCGACACCCAATGGGCGCCGGGTGAGCCGCTGCGCGCCGCGCCGCGCTATGTCATGCGCGAGATGCTGAAGCGCCTGGACAAGCTCGGTTTCAAGGCGGTGATGAGCCATGAGTATGAGTTTTTCGTGCTCGACCGCGAGACCCGAAAGCCGTTATTCGACGGCGTTCATATTTTCAATAATCTTCGTAACGAGCAGCTCCCGGTGATCCGCCAGGCGGTCGATTATTTGCGCGCCGCCGGCATTCCGATGCTCACCGCCAACGCCGAATATGCGCCGTCGCAATATGAGCTGGTCTATAGCCATGTCGAAGGCATGGCCGGCGCCGACAACGCCTATACTTTCAAGAACAGCCTGAAGGAGATCGTCCACCAGGCCGGGCAGATCGCCACCTTCATGACCAAGCCATTCGCCGGCAGCGCCGGCTCGGGCTGCCATTATCATCTCAGCCTGGTGCACAAAAAAGGCGGCGGTGGCGCGTTCATCGACAACAGCAAGCCAGACACGATGTCGGATACGCTGCGCTATTTCGTGCAAGGCATCATCGATCACGGCGCCGCTTGCATGGCGCTGTTCAACCCGACGCCCAATTGCTACCGGCGGCTGAGACCAAATACGTTTGCGCCGTCCAACATCTCATGGGGCGCGGAAGACCGCAGCGCCATGGTGCGCATCAAATCTCCCGGCTCAAAAGCGATGCATGTCGAAATGCGCGCCGCGTCAGCGCTGAGCAACCCCTATCTCACCGCTGCCGGCACGCTTGCCTGCGGGCTCTTGGGCCTCAAGGAAAAGCGCAAACTGGGGCGCCAAAGCGACGGGCCGAGCGAGGATGATACCGGCCTGCCGCCCTTCCCGGCTTCGCTCGATGAAGCGCTAAATCTGCTCAATGCCGATAAGGCGCTGTGCGGCCTGTTGGGCCAGGAGTTCGTCGATGTGTTTACCACGGTGAAACGCTACGAATTGGCGCGCTTCAACGACCATGTCAGCCAGTGGGAAAGCGACGAATATATCGAGCTTTATTAG
- a CDS encoding LLM class flavin-dependent oxidoreductase, whose product MKFGMFMMPVNDHKRDTHTVLKEDVEVAVECDRLGFDEFWIGEHYTTLSEPVSCPFMFLANLIARTEKIKLCTGVVNLPQRHPAQVAAHASLLDHLSDGRLVLGVSPGGLVSDFEMFGVTDVQVRREMASECIDTVLKLWAQRPPYNISGKYWNIRLDEHFYPDLGVGEIIKPYQHPHPPLVASAMSHNSGSVHTAAIKGWGVISANFVPTATIKSHWDGFSASCREVGRIPEPADWRVARTIFVAPDDDEAKDYALSPDGPFAHYFGYLVELIRRAEFHAIMKSSPDMPDDAVTAEYACENFIIAGSPDSVAEQLLALREEIGPFGTILMTAADLQGPVHKPKLMASMDLMANAVMPKLRAALGDEAAV is encoded by the coding sequence ATGAAGTTCGGCATGTTCATGATGCCTGTGAATGATCACAAGCGTGACACGCACACGGTGCTCAAAGAGGATGTTGAAGTCGCGGTCGAATGCGACCGTCTCGGCTTCGATGAATTCTGGATTGGCGAGCATTACACCACTCTGTCTGAGCCGGTTTCCTGCCCGTTCATGTTTCTCGCCAACCTGATCGCGCGGACGGAGAAGATCAAACTCTGCACCGGCGTGGTCAATTTGCCGCAGCGTCATCCGGCGCAGGTCGCCGCCCATGCCTCGTTGCTCGATCATCTGAGCGATGGCCGCCTGGTGTTGGGCGTCTCGCCCGGCGGACTGGTGAGCGATTTCGAGATGTTCGGTGTCACCGACGTGCAAGTGCGGCGCGAAATGGCCAGCGAATGCATCGATACGGTGCTCAAGCTGTGGGCGCAGCGCCCGCCCTACAATATTTCCGGCAAATATTGGAACATCCGTCTCGACGAGCATTTCTATCCCGATCTCGGCGTCGGCGAGATTATTAAACCCTACCAACACCCGCATCCGCCGTTGGTCGCCTCCGCCATGAGCCATAATTCCGGCAGCGTCCACACCGCCGCCATCAAAGGCTGGGGCGTGATCTCGGCCAATTTTGTCCCGACCGCCACCATCAAGAGCCATTGGGACGGCTTCAGCGCATCCTGCAGGGAAGTCGGGCGCATTCCTGAGCCCGCCGATTGGCGTGTCGCGCGCACCATCTTCGTCGCGCCCGACGATGATGAGGCCAAGGATTATGCGCTGAGCCCGGATGGCCCATTCGCCCATTATTTCGGCTATCTGGTGGAGCTCATCCGGCGCGCTGAATTCCACGCCATCATGAAGAGTTCGCCCGATATGCCGGACGACGCGGTGACCGCCGAATATGCCTGCGAAAATTTTATCATCGCCGGCAGCCCGGACAGCGTCGCCGAGCAGCTCTTAGCGCTGCGCGAAGAAATCGGCCCGTTTGGCACCATCTTGATGACCGCCGCCGATTTGCAGGGCCCTGTGCACAAGCCGAAGCTGATGGCGTCGATGGACCTGATGGCCAACGCGGTGATGCCGAAACTGCGCGCGGCGCTCGGCGACGAGGCCGCCGTCTAA
- a CDS encoding fatty acid desaturase encodes MDEAFAEKLDRDTLRALSQRSDIKGLVRLFSHFSLLAALAVGIAVVPLSLWLVPLFAVYGALLIFLFAPQHEAIHRTAFRAHWLNDGVALLAGAVLVLPPGYFREFHFAHHRHTQDAALDPELASAKPSNLGAYLWLISGLPYWRERITTTVRHAFGRVEETFIAPRKRRQIMREARLYLLLYGAVIAASLAAGSLAIAFYWLAPALLGQPALRLLLLAEHGGCPRVADMLKNSRTTRSNAFVRWFAWNMPYHAEHHAYPGLPFHALPAAHGHLAAAIETQSGGYLAVNWGMMKAIMAR; translated from the coding sequence ATGGATGAAGCATTCGCCGAGAAACTGGATCGCGACACGCTCCGCGCGTTGAGCCAGCGCTCCGATATCAAAGGCCTGGTGCGGCTGTTTAGCCACTTCTCTCTGTTGGCAGCGTTGGCGGTCGGGATCGCTGTCGTGCCGCTTAGTCTGTGGCTGGTGCCGCTATTCGCAGTCTATGGCGCGCTGTTGATTTTCCTTTTCGCGCCACAGCATGAGGCGATCCACCGCACCGCCTTCCGCGCGCACTGGCTGAACGATGGCGTGGCGCTGTTGGCCGGCGCGGTGCTGGTGCTGCCGCCAGGCTATTTCCGCGAATTCCATTTCGCTCACCACCGCCATACTCAAGATGCTGCGCTCGATCCGGAACTCGCCTCTGCCAAGCCATCTAATTTGGGCGCCTATCTATGGCTGATCTCCGGCTTGCCCTATTGGCGCGAGCGCATCACCACCACAGTCCGTCACGCCTTTGGGCGCGTGGAGGAAACTTTCATCGCCCCGCGCAAACGCCGCCAAATCATGCGCGAAGCACGGCTCTATCTGCTTCTCTATGGCGCCGTTATCGCTGCCTCGCTGGCGGCGGGAAGTTTGGCCATCGCGTTCTATTGGCTGGCCCCGGCGCTCTTAGGCCAGCCGGCACTCCGCCTTTTACTCCTGGCCGAGCATGGCGGCTGCCCCCGCGTTGCCGATATGCTGAAAAACTCCCGCACCACGCGGAGCAACGCCTTCGTCCGCTGGTTCGCTTGGAACATGCCCTATCACGCCGAACACCACGCCTATCCGGGCCTGCCGTTCCATGCCTTGCCGGCAGCGCATGGCCATTTGGCCGCGGCCATCGAAACCCAGTCTGGCGGCTATCTCGCGGTGAACTGGGGGATGATGAAGGCGATCATGGCTCGATAG